Sequence from the Candidatus Cloacimonadaceae bacterium genome:
GTTTGCTGAGGAAAAAGGTCTTCTCCGAGCATTTTTTGATGAGCATCGCGACTATCGGTGCAATCTATCTCGGAGAATACACCGAAGCCGCGGCGGTGATGGTTTTATATGAGATCGGGCAGTATCTTGAAAACCGGGCGATAGAGCGTTCCCGGTCGTCAATCAAAAGCATGCTATCCCTGAAACCGGAACGCGCACACAAGCAAACCCCAGATGGCATAAAGGATTACAAGCTCTCGGAGATCGCAACCGGAGACATCATCCTCGTCTATCCGGGTGAAAGAGTTCCCTTGGACGCGGTGATCACCAAAGGCGAAACGACAGTGGACACCTCATCTCTGACCGGAGAAGCGGAGCCGCTTTACGTGAACGAAGGCATGGACATCTATGCCGGCTACATGAACAATAGCGGACTGATCAAAGCCTGTGTCCGCAGCGTGGAAGCGGAAAGCACTATTTCGCGCATCCTGAAACTGATCGAAAGCGCCACCGCACGGAAATCCCCCCAGGAAAAGTTCATCACCCGCTTTGCCGGATATTATACTCCAGCAGTGGTGCTCGGAGCTTTCCTGGTATTTTTGATCCCGGTTTTGTTGGGAGCTTCATCTGAGGTCTGGTTGAAACGCTCGCTGGTATTTTTGATCGTCTCCTGTCCCTGCGCTTTGGTGATTTCCATCCCGCTCACCTATTACATCAGCATCGGTATTGCCGCAAAACGGGGTATCATCTTGAAAGGCAGCAACTATCTGGACGTGCTAAATAAAGTCCGCACCGTCGTCTTTGACAAGACCGGAACCCTCACCACCGGCGAGCTCAAGATCGACAAGCTGCTGATCTTGGACGAAAGCAATCCCGAAGAGCTGATCGACACGCTCTACCGCGCTGAATACACTTCTTCGCATCCCTTTGCTCTGGCGATCAAAAGCGCCTATTCCGCGGAATACTCACCCGCGTTGGTAAATGCTTATTCGGAATATTCAGGCAAAGGTATTCTGCTGCAATATGATAGCGATCTACTCATTGCCGGATCGGAAGCTTATATCCGCGAATACGGTTTTGTCAATGTGATCGATACCGGTGCCGCAAGTGCTGTACATGCTGTGAAAAACAATGTGTATTTGGGCTGCATCACGTTTACGGACGAAGTGAAACGCGGCATGAAAGAAGTGATCCAATCCCTGCGTGGCAGAGGAATCACTCACTTTGCAATGCTCTCCGGCGATCGTCATCAAAAAGCCGAAATCGTCAGCCGCGAAGTGGGTCTCGATGCCTTTTATGCCGAACTGCTGCCATCTCAGAAACTCGAAAAGCTCGAACAGATCATGCGCAGCAAACCTGGAAAGCTTGCCTACGTGGGCGACGGCATGAACGACGCGCCTACTTTGGCAAGAGCGGACGTAGGCATCGCCATGGGCAAAATCGGCAACCAGGCATCCATTGAAAGCGCCGACGTTGTGCTCCTCAACGACCGTCCCGAACAGCTTGCCGGAGCTTTCACATTAGCGGATGCGACCAACCGCACCGTGATCCAAAACATCGTCTTTGCCCTCGGAGTGAAGGCATCGGTCATGGCATTGGGAATTAGTGGTATCAGCGGGCTCTGGGAAGCCATCATCGCGGACGTGGGAGTGACGCTGCTGGTGGTCTTCAACTCCATGCGGATGATGAAGGCAAAACGCCACGCTTGACAAAAAGCTTGCTTCCAGCTTTCTGACGATATCGTCTCATGTCCTTGAAATTAATGGAGATAAAATGTCTATAGTTATCACCTTACCGGATGGCTCGCAAAAGAGCTATAAACAACCCATTTCTGCTTACGCGGTTGCTGAGGAGATCAGTCCCCGCCTTGCGGAAGCATCCATCTGTGCCGAAGTTGACGGCAAGCTGGTTGATATCAACCATATAATCGAAACCGACGCCTATTTGATCCTCCACACCTTCAAATCCGAAACCGGAAAAGACGTTTACTGGCACAGCACCGCGCACCTCATGGCGCAAGCCGTGAAACAGCTTTTCCCCAATGTGTTGGTGACCATCGGACCCGCCATCGAGCACGGCTTTTATTATGATTTTGATCGCGACGAACCCTTTACCGATGGAGATTTGCGCCTGATCGAAGAACGCATGAAAGAACTCAGCAAGCAGGATCTCACCTATACTCGTCGCGAGCTCAGCAAAGCGGAAGCGATTGATATCTTTGGCAATATGGGTGAAAAGTACAAGCTTGAAATCCTCAGCGAGATTCCCGATGCAGATATCATCAGCACCTATCAGCAGGGCGATTTTATCGATCTCTGCCGCGGACCGCACATTCTTTCCACCGCAAAAATCAAAGCGGTCAAATTGCTCAAAACCTCAGGCGCCTACTGGCGTGGAGACGAGAAGAACAAGATGCTCAAACGCATCTATGGCATCTCTTTCCCCAGCAGCAAAGAGCTTGGTGAATACCTGCAGTTTCTGGAAGAAGCGGCAAAGCGCGATCACCGCAAACTGGGTAAAGACCTCGACCTCTTTTCCATCAACGACGAAGTGGGACCCGGGCTCGTGCTTTGGCATCCAAACGGTGCCATGATCCGTCATCTGATCGAAAGCTATTGGAAAGAAGAACACCTCAGACGCGGCTACAAACTCGTCTATAGCCCACACGTGGGACGCGCCAATCTTTGGGAAACCAGCGGACACCTCAGTTTCTACAAGGAAAGCATGTATTCAGCGATGGACGTGGAAGGGCAGGATTATTACATCAAACCGATGAATTGCCCTTTCCATATCAGCATCTATAATTCCAATCACCACAGCTATCGCGAGTTACCTTTGAGGCTGGCGGAATTGGGAACCGTCTATCGGTATGAGCGTTCCGGCGTTTTGCATGGATTGATGCGTGTGCGGGGATTCACTCAAGACGACGCCCACATCATCTGCACTCCCGATCAGCTCGATTCTGAAGTGGAAAAGCTGATCGTATTCTCTCTGGACATGCTTCGGCACTTTGGTTTCAAGGACTTCATGATCTATTTGAGCACTATGCCGGACGCGGCTGTGGGTGCAAAAGAGGATTGGGACAAAGCAACCCTGAGCTTGCGTAGCTCATTGGATAAGCTCGCACTTATATACACAGTTGACCAAGGCGGCGGCGCTTTCTACGGTCCCAAGATCGATATCAAAATCAAGGACGCCATCGGTCGCGCCTGGCAATGCACCACCATCCAGTTCGATTTCAACCTTCCGATGCGCTTTAACATGCAATACATCGGCAGCGACAATACCACGCACTGTCCCTTCGTGATCCATCGCGCCGTTTTGGGTTCGGTGGAGCGTTTCTTTGCCACTCTGCTTGAATACCATGCCGGCAATCTACCCTTGTGGCTTTGCCCGGTGCAGGTGATGCTGATTCCGATCACCGACGCTCAGAACGAATATGCAGCCGGACTCATGGAGAAACTCCAGCTACACGGTCTGAGAGCTGAGATCGATACCCGCAGCGAAAAGATCGGATACAAGATTCGTGACGCCGAGATGAAAAAACTCCCCTTTATGTGCATCGTCGGCAAAAAAGAAGAAGAAAGCGGAACCATCACAGTGAGACAGCACACCGTCGGCGATCTTGGCTCCATGAGCTTTGACGAAGCAGTGCACAAGATCCGCGAGCATAAATAAATAAAGCGTTCCCAAAGGGGTGCGCATCTACGATTTGGAAGAATAATGAGCATCAAAGACGACATCGTCCATGAGCTTTCACTGGAAGCCAACGCCATCCTCAAAGTAGCGGAACAGCTTGATCCGCAAGCGCTTGATACTGCCTTTGAGCTGTTGAAAAATTGCAGCGGTAAGGTGGTGCTGACCGGAATCGGCAAAGCCGGTATCATTGGCAGAAAAATCTCCGCCACGCTTGCCAGCACCGGAACCACCTCCATCTTTTTGCATGCCGCGGAGGGAATTCACGGCGATCTCGGTATGCTGCAAACAAATGATCTCGTGATCGCAATCTCAAACAGCGGCAACACCCAGGAACTTCTTTCAATCATACCTTTCATCAAGTTCATCGGTGTTCCCCTGATTGCTTTCACCGGAAACACGGATTCTCAGCTCGCTCAGGCGGCGGATGCAGTTTTGGATTGCTATGTTCCCCCTGAATACGAGCCCCTCGGCATGGTTCCAACTTCCAGTACCACAGTCGCTTTGGCTTTGGGAGACGCTTTTTCCATCGCCCTGCTCAAGCACAAAAACTTTAGCATCGCAGATTTTGCCCGTTTCCATCCCGGCGGCTCGATTGGGAAAAAACTCCTGCTCAAGGTCAAAGACCTAATGCATACCGGAGATGCTTTGCCGATCGTGAAATATGACGCGCCAATGAGCGGAGCAATCTTGGAAATGACCTCCAAAAAGTTGGGCTGCACTGCCGTAGTCGATGATGATAACCTGCTCGTCGGAATGATCACCGATGGGGATCTGCGACGCCAGATTCAAATCAAACAAGCCAAATTACTGGATTTTCAAGCTGCCGATTGCATGAGCTCGAATCCCAAACATAGCAAACCTGAAGAACTCGCCATGTCCGCCCTCCACCTTATGGAAGAATTCAAGATCACAATGCTGCCTGTGCTCGATGAGCAGGGACACCCTCTCGGAATGCTGCATATGCATGACCTGATCAAAGCCGGAGTGATCTGACCTGTAGCGCAGCATGCCGATGCTGCGAAGATGAGAGATTCAGAGATTGATTTCACCACAGAGAAACAGAGAGATCAGAGAAGAGATAAGGCTCAAACCTTGACCAGAACGGAATATGGAATTACCGACGTCCCCGTCGGTTCCAACACGTCAAGCCCCATCAGTGGCGATACAAACACCCACAGCGTCGATTCCCCAAATCTGCCTTAATCATCCAACTGCCTTTAATTTCAAACTCTTAACCGTCCAATTCGTGTCCTTCCCCGAGAGCATTACGGAATCAATATGGAATTACCGACGTCCCCGTCGGTTCATGCGCGGTTCGGAAATGTCTTTGTATCAATTGTTCACGGGGTTTCGCCTTCGCTGTACCTCGAGTTATCTTGTGTTGCTTTTGTTGGGTCTGCCGCGCTGGAACCGACGGGGACGTCGGTAATTCCATATCCGTGTCCCCGTCGGTTCATGCGCGGTTCGGAAATGTCTTTGTATCAATTGTTCACGGGGTTTTGCCTTCGCTGTACCTCGAGTTATCTTGTGTTGCTTTTGTTGGGTCTGCCGCGCTGGAACCGACGGGGACGTCGGTAATTCCATATCCGTTTTGCGGACTGATCAAGATTGAACTTCATCTCATCACTCTGCTCTTGCTCTTTTCTTGCTCTTTTCTTGCTCTGCTTTCCTCTGTGTTAAACTCAATTCTCACCTCTCAAATCTCTTCTCTGATCTCTCCGTATCTCTGTGGTGAAAATCATCTCTGCATCTCACCCGTTCACTTAAATATATGTAGCTGTGCCATTTTCTCCACGCGCTTGGACGGATCTCCCCTACCCAACCACTTTTGAAAGAGCATAAAGCTCTCTTCCCCGGCGGAAAAGACCAGATCGTCCACGTTTTTGTTGCTGCGAAAATCTTCCCAACCGGAGATCGGCTCCGTGGCAAAGACAAAGTATAGCGTCTCGATGGTCAGATCCCGGTTTGGATCCGCCACCGCCACCAGGGTTTCCCTCCAGGTCTGATCTTTGCCGATCCGGTTTGAAGTGTATTGCATGGTGGGATAGACCATTGCCACGCTGTTGTCGCAGAGAAAATCGAAGATATAGAGATAGCCGTCGGTGTTGGGAGTGATCGAAAGCTCGAACTCTTCCTTGTTCCGCAGCAGGGTGTTGCTCAGTTTCACATTCAGGTATATATGGGAATTGTAGGTCTTTTCCATCGGCACAATCGTGGCGTTGTATTGGATATGATAACGCAGGCTGTGGCTTCGCCCATCAAATACAGGACGCGCGGAGATAACTTTTTCTACCAGAAATCTGCCCGCTGAAGAGGACATCATAAAGATGCTCCTGGCGGTGCTCTCGTCAAAGTTTTTGTTGCGCTCCACATACATGTCCGTGGTCAAAGAGGTGATCGAGACGTCCACCGGCAATGCCTTTTGCAGAGCGATCTGGCGCACAAAATCAAGTGTCTTGGATCGGGCTTCTTTCAAAGACACGTCGTCGTTGAAAACCCTGAATGTATCGATCTCCACTACGATCCCGGAGGCGTCCGCGGATTTGATGTTCGCGGTGGGACTCTGAGCTGGAGTAGCTGTTTTAGGTGGGGTCGTCACCGCCGGTTTTGTGGTTTGTTTGCCTTCCAATTCTGCACTCGCGCTTGCCGCCTTTTGTTCGATTTCCTGGTATGAAGCGTCTCTGCCGGTGGGCTT
This genomic interval carries:
- a CDS encoding heavy metal translocating P-type ATPase, whose product is MIIKEYEISNLNCAGCSAKIEDKIKSLPEVSFANLDFLNKKLTIQFHESIDNALERLNQIADSIEAGVSIAPIGLAVPQGKSKFFWLPIGLGVFMIIAAHFVSLSPLAETLIGIIAYLLVAHRVLMVALKGLLRKKVFSEHFLMSIATIGAIYLGEYTEAAAVMVLYEIGQYLENRAIERSRSSIKSMLSLKPERAHKQTPDGIKDYKLSEIATGDIILVYPGERVPLDAVITKGETTVDTSSLTGEAEPLYVNEGMDIYAGYMNNSGLIKACVRSVEAESTISRILKLIESATARKSPQEKFITRFAGYYTPAVVLGAFLVFLIPVLLGASSEVWLKRSLVFLIVSCPCALVISIPLTYYISIGIAAKRGIILKGSNYLDVLNKVRTVVFDKTGTLTTGELKIDKLLILDESNPEELIDTLYRAEYTSSHPFALAIKSAYSAEYSPALVNAYSEYSGKGILLQYDSDLLIAGSEAYIREYGFVNVIDTGAASAVHAVKNNVYLGCITFTDEVKRGMKEVIQSLRGRGITHFAMLSGDRHQKAEIVSREVGLDAFYAELLPSQKLEKLEQIMRSKPGKLAYVGDGMNDAPTLARADVGIAMGKIGNQASIESADVVLLNDRPEQLAGAFTLADATNRTVIQNIVFALGVKASVMALGISGISGLWEAIIADVGVTLLVVFNSMRMMKAKRHA
- the thrS gene encoding threonine--tRNA ligase, with amino-acid sequence MSIVITLPDGSQKSYKQPISAYAVAEEISPRLAEASICAEVDGKLVDINHIIETDAYLILHTFKSETGKDVYWHSTAHLMAQAVKQLFPNVLVTIGPAIEHGFYYDFDRDEPFTDGDLRLIEERMKELSKQDLTYTRRELSKAEAIDIFGNMGEKYKLEILSEIPDADIISTYQQGDFIDLCRGPHILSTAKIKAVKLLKTSGAYWRGDEKNKMLKRIYGISFPSSKELGEYLQFLEEAAKRDHRKLGKDLDLFSINDEVGPGLVLWHPNGAMIRHLIESYWKEEHLRRGYKLVYSPHVGRANLWETSGHLSFYKESMYSAMDVEGQDYYIKPMNCPFHISIYNSNHHSYRELPLRLAELGTVYRYERSGVLHGLMRVRGFTQDDAHIICTPDQLDSEVEKLIVFSLDMLRHFGFKDFMIYLSTMPDAAVGAKEDWDKATLSLRSSLDKLALIYTVDQGGGAFYGPKIDIKIKDAIGRAWQCTTIQFDFNLPMRFNMQYIGSDNTTHCPFVIHRAVLGSVERFFATLLEYHAGNLPLWLCPVQVMLIPITDAQNEYAAGLMEKLQLHGLRAEIDTRSEKIGYKIRDAEMKKLPFMCIVGKKEEESGTITVRQHTVGDLGSMSFDEAVHKIREHK
- a CDS encoding KpsF/GutQ family sugar-phosphate isomerase, with the protein product MSIKDDIVHELSLEANAILKVAEQLDPQALDTAFELLKNCSGKVVLTGIGKAGIIGRKISATLASTGTTSIFLHAAEGIHGDLGMLQTNDLVIAISNSGNTQELLSIIPFIKFIGVPLIAFTGNTDSQLAQAADAVLDCYVPPEYEPLGMVPTSSTTVALALGDAFSIALLKHKNFSIADFARFHPGGSIGKKLLLKVKDLMHTGDALPIVKYDAPMSGAILEMTSKKLGCTAVVDDDNLLVGMITDGDLRRQIQIKQAKLLDFQAADCMSSNPKHSKPEELAMSALHLMEEFKITMLPVLDEQGHPLGMLHMHDLIKAGVI